CGCTCCGCTCCTCCCGCTGGCACCTGCAGCAAAAACCGCAAGAACGCCATCACCGCATTTGTCTCCACGGAAGCCAAGGTGGCCGACCGCTCACCCCCAGCAGCTCACGTCCGGCGTGTTTCTGATACACTGTGTCGGCATTCTCAACACTGCAGATGTGAACCGGAACATGAGCGGAAGCGATGACGGAAAACCAGCAGGACTTCTCCCCCTGGAATGTGTTCCAAATGAGGTTAAACCTCAGGATGCCCTCGAATGGACACGCGTGCAGTGGTTCTGCTCGACAACTTCTCGACTCTAACTGACCTCCAGGAGGTCGATCCTGGCCAGAGCGCCGACAAAGAGACTCATTCCGGCCTTCAGGATAAACGTGCGAGGAACAATAGCCTGCGTGGGGACCACGGCTTTCACTTCCTGTTCGTTGAGCAGGCCGAGGATCTGCGGACACCGGTTGACTTTTGCTTTAATTCGGGAAACGCGACTGAACGGCCGAGCGGGCACTCACGTCGCGTTCCTTCGTGATTCCCGGCGTGTCAAACAGCCAATGCGCATCTTTGAGCTCGTTGTACGTCAACTCGCCAGGCGAGTCGTCTCGTTTTCCTGTAAAAACTCCGTTGTGAAAACCGTGCAAGACCGTCGCCAATCAAGTTTCTCACCCGTCGTCACGGTTCCTTTGTCATCGTACTCTTCAAAGGCTAAAGTGTCGGGATCGAAGTCGATGGTTCCTTGTTTGCCGCCTGTAGGTAGGAATGTTCGACCCACACGACCTGAGCACAAAAAGCAGAGTCGTCGCCGTCCGACGTGTGCGTGGCCCCGCCCGCCGCCCATTCGCCACATACCTACTAAGTACCCCCGACGGCGGAGGTCTTTGAGCCTCTTGGCCTCGTCGGGCGACAGGTCGTCTTCCGTCTGCCGGCGACATTCCTCGAGACGCTTATGTCGTCGAAACATCCGGTACGGCGTGGGGTTGATGATGGGGAACTTGAGCAGGTTCAGAGTGGTCCCTGCGGACAAGATGGCGCACACTCGCAGTCAAGCGGGATGATGACCGGTCGCGCCATTTGCGACGAACTCACCGGGCCACGGGGAAATGGTCGCTTTGCCGATGACGTCGGAGGCTCTGGACTTGCAGTAGTCGGACTGGAGCAGCGTATTGAAGAGTGTGGACTTTCCCGCGTTGGCGCTTCCCACCAGGTACACGTCACCTTTGTACTTCCAAGCCCTTTGCAGGCTGGAGATCAGACCCTCAATGCCGTAGCCGGTCTTGGCGCTGATCAGGTGGATGTCGCTCACCTGATCCCCCAAGCCGGCATCCCGACAGAAGCTATCCAGCTGCCGTCGGATTCGTTGCAAGTAGTTGGGCGAGTCCGCGGGAAGGAGGTCAATCTTGTTGCCCAGAACCACCACGTGTTTGTTGCTACCCACCAAGTCCGGAAGATCCGGTACAATCGAGTCGGGGACATCCAGGAGGTCCACGATTAGGAGCACTAGCGCTTTTTGGGAGCGGATCTTCTGCACCACGTTGCGAAACTCGTCCTTGGACACTCGCAGGCGGAGAGCCTTCTGATGGTGGCGCAGCAAGTGACAACGCTGGCAGGTGGCGCTGTTGAGGCGGTCCTCCTGCAGCAGAACCTTGTACTTTTCGCTGGGCAGGTACCCTGGGTAAGCGATGTCAGCACAGTGCAAGATGGCGCCGCAGCCCGAGCAGTGAGTCTCACTAACGGGTTCCTTTGAATCTGGTGTCCCGTAGATCTTGTGCTCATTCTTCAGCGCCGgcgtctttttcttcttggaaGCCACCACGCTCGGGAGCAGCGGGAAGTCCGCGTCGTGGAACTGAATGAGGGATTCCAACTGAATGAGGGATTTTGCTTCGAGGCCCGGTCCGCTTGCATCCTTTACATGACGCTGAAGGGAGCTGCCGTGAGTCTGCTGAGAAGCACGAGGAGGAGGCGCAGGATGAGCCGAAGTGTGCTGTGGACCTACATCTGTGAAAGCTGGTTCCTCCTCCGGATCTGAAAAAGACACGAGACCGCTTCAGTA
The sequence above is drawn from the Syngnathus scovelli strain Florida chromosome 1, RoL_Ssco_1.2, whole genome shotgun sequence genome and encodes:
- the noa1 gene encoding nitric oxide-associated protein 1: MLNVGRVATRLGLALRRTTKWTVSLPCSKATSRRVSSGYTHGRRSRELERSCTVDPGQEERFWFEELTDPEEEPAFTDVGPQHTSAHPAPPPRASQQTHGSSLQRHVKDASGPGLEAKSLIQLESLIQFHDADFPLLPSVVASKKKKTPALKNEHKIYGTPDSKEPVSETHCSGCGAILHCADIAYPGYLPSEKYKVLLQEDRLNSATCQRCHLLRHHQKALRLRVSKDEFRNVVQKIRSQKALVLLIVDLLDVPDSIVPDLPDLVGSNKHVVVLGNKIDLLPADSPNYLQRIRRQLDSFCRDAGLGDQVSDIHLISAKTGYGIEGLISSLQRAWKYKGDVYLVGSANAGKSTLFNTLLQSDYCKSRASDVIGKATISPWPGTTLNLLKFPIINPTPYRMFRRHKRLEECRRQTEDDLSPDEAKRLKDLRRRGYLVGRVGRTFLPTGGKQGTIDFDPDTLAFEEYDDKGTVTTGKRDDSPGELTYNELKDAHWLFDTPGITKERDILGLLNEQEVKAVVPTQAIVPRTFILKAGMSLFVGALARIDLLEGEKSCWFSVIASAHVPVHICSVENADTVYQKHAGRELLGVPAGGAERMKDFPALAPQEFRLEGRGHLEAAADITLSSAGWVAVTVLEGEVPLLRLHGPPSAAFGLRTPPLLPHVVSLKGARVPKSAAYKTMTPRVPPDVRLKSAKVKKKAPAHR